The Nicotiana tabacum cultivar K326 chromosome 14, ASM71507v2, whole genome shotgun sequence genome contains a region encoding:
- the LOC107767406 gene encoding uncharacterized protein LOC107767406 isoform X2: protein MATSEEKVVAVIMVGGPTKGTRFRPLSFNTPKPLFPLAGQPMVNHPISACKKIPNLAQIFLIGFYEEREFALYVSSISKELKVPVRYLKEDKPHGSAGGLYYFRNLITEELPSHIFLLNCDVCCNFPLPEMLVAHRRYGGMGTLLVIKVSAESANQFGELVADPVTKELLHYTEKPETFVSDLINCGVYVFTPEIFSAIQDVSLNREDRATLPHFSSFEALQLATRSLPTDFVRLDQDILSPLAGKKKLYTYETMDFWEQIKTPAMSLKCSALYLAQFQYTTAHLLASRDGTKNATIVGDVYIHPSAKVHSTAKIGPNVSISANVRVAAGARLISCIILDDVEIKENAVVMHAIVGWKSSIGKWSRVQILEPHSCGRRSLVLKTYL, encoded by the exons ATGGCAACTTCGGAGGAGAAGGTGGTAGCTGTGATCATGGTTGGTGGGCCCACAAAAG GTACTCGTTTTCGGCCGCTTTCTTTTAATACACCGAAGCCGCTATTTCCTTTAGCTGGTCAGCCTATGGTTAACCACCCGATTTCTGCTTGCAAAAAA ATACCCAACTTGGCACAAATTTTTCTCATTGGATTTTACGAGGAGCGGGAATTTGCCTTATATGTCTCTTCAATATCTAAAGAGCTTAAAGTCCCTGTCAG ATATCTGAAGGAAGATAAACCTCACGGGTCTGCTGGTGGCCTTTATTATTTCAGAAATTTGATCACGGAGGAACTTCCG TCTCACATTTTTCTGCTAAACTGCGACGTGTGCTGCAATTTTCCACTGCCAGAGATGCTTG TTGCCCATAGAAGATATGGTGGAATGGGTACATTGCTAGTTATCAAG GTTTCGGCTGAATCAGCCAACCAGTTTGGAGAGTTGGTTGCGGATCCTGTTACTAAAGAATTGTTGCATTACACAGAGAAACCTGAGACATTT GTAAGTGATCTGATAAATTGCGGGGTTTATGTCTTTACCCCAGAAATATTTAGTGCCATCCAGGACGTGTCCTTAAATAGAGAAGATAGAG CTACCCTGCCTCATTTTTCCAGCTTTGAAGCTCTCCAGCTTGCGACAAG GTCCCTTCCAACAGATTTTGTTAGGTTGGATCAGGACATTTTATCACCTCTTGCTGGAAAGAAGAAACTGTACACATATGAGACCATGGACTTCTGGGAACAGATCAAGACTCCAGC GATGTCTTTAAAATGTTCTGCTTTGTATCTCGCGCAATTCCAGTATACCACTGCCCATCTACTTGCTAGCAGAGATGGCACCAAGAATGCCACAATTGTTGGGGATGTTTACATTCATCCATCAGCCAAAGTACACTCAACTGCAAAG ATTGGTCCGAATGTTTCAATATCAGCAAATGTTCGAGTAGCTGCTGGTGCAAGACTTATCAGCTGCATCATTTTAGATGACGTAGAAATCAAG GAAAATGCAGTTGTCATGCATGCTATAGTGGGATGGAAATCATCCATTGGGAAATGGTCTCGTGTACAG